The nucleotide sequence TGAACAATGATACACGAACTCAAATTAAACCATTTCAGTATTATGAAATACTCATATGTACGTTATAAATCACTGAGGCTTTAAAAGTGTTGATGGAATTCTAAAATTTAAGAGGAAACGTTCTAAAAGAAATCCACAACGTTGCCTACAAACACCTTGTTTCTGAGTCATGCAagagatttttttaatattttctccTGACAGGACATATAGGCATAAATATGTAAGAGTGATTCTTAAAAAAGCCACTTTTGAGTGTAGAAATcctattaaaatagttatttttttaaataatataattattctaGCATTCACACTTCCACTCAAGTGTGCAGTGTTTCTAGTAACTACAAAAATGTTAGTAGGCTATACATTGTTGCAAATATTGATGAAGTCTTATTACATATTCATAAGTCAAACAAACAAAGTCAAACAATAATCAGCAGGCTTGCACATGAGGCCATGCGAAATTTATTGAATGCAATTGAAATCTAACATGTTACTTGAACAATATGACAGCACAGCGCCTGAAagaaacaaaataagagagagagagagagagagagagagagagagagacgtgctGGAGAGATCAGAGAACACACACTGTACAGTTTTCTATCGTGCTCATTTACAGCTTACTAAACCTTGTTTGTGGCTCGAAATGGCCAAATCACATTTGTTTCCAGTTGTGCCATTCTAATGGATGTAAGATGTCAGCTACCTTGTATTCAGGGCTGTGCACATATTATTTCCATTGCAGACACCGACACATGACTCAAACTACTCAAGAAATGTTTGAATGGGAGAACAGGTGTGCAGTTTTTACAATTCCTTCTGAAATAAAGGGCACAAAAGAaaggccgttttttttttttgtcaggcaACAAAGCCTCTACCCGTATACAGCCACATTCTGCATTAAAAGGATGCAAGGGTTAGCTACCATAGTTAAGTAATTTCATTACTGGGAACACAGCTTGCAGATTTCGCAACGGATTCACACAAATGTTGCACTTTGGCCAATAAAAAGCTGCATGGTTTGACAGTGCCTTCTTCATGGCTTTACTGTAACCAATGGAccattttgccaacaaaaattTGAGCCCAGTcacattaaaatgtgtataaacaGTACACCCAATAAAATGTGGAAAATTACCCATATGTATGCCGAAGTCAATTTTTGCGTATCAATACcatgagtttttgtttttatttggggTACTGTTTATACGCACTTTCATGAGATcgaaaattttcacaaaaattgcGATAAGATAATCACACTTTAAGGGGACATGCCAATAGAATGAGATTCGTAGCATTTTAAAATGCCAAACAGACTCCAGGCGTAAAAACGCGGCATGTATTAACCCCTTATATACCAGtccaaaagttatttttatttaaaataatttacaaatcgaATGATTTAGCCCTCAGTCGCAAAACACTGAAATGGCTCCAACAATCgggtaaaatatataatttggcaAACTGCTTTTAATGCTCTTGCGCGACCCTGGACAGGGAAACACTTCAGTTCAGTCACCACAGGCATACATAACAGTACAAAAGTGTTTGGAAAATAATTATGACTCCAGCACATAATCTTATTCATCTTCATCCATGTAAATATCATTCAAACAATTCagtccacctttttttttttaaatcgcacCGACATAGCGGTTTGGTTTTCTATCCCCTagtcttatttaagaccttttatgaAAGATAAATATTGATTAAATAGATCATTACGCTGAACATTTCCATCAGTCGGTCCaacgttttaaatatatatataaaaaagcaaaaccACCTACAGGAACGGAATGAAATGTATTCACAATCCTGCTGTGAATCAATGCCATTAGATAATGTTAAAACCCATCAAAAGTGGGTTCGGCCTGCAAACTAAACCACTCACTGCACATTAGCACACTGGTTAATGTATACTAGATATGACAGGATTCCCTTACAGTGCTAAACACGAGCTATGCATGTGAGAACCTTTCCACAAGCAGCCGTACAATCATATCAGCACAGTCGTAAAAAATCAATCCAATGCAAACATAGACAAAAAGCAACATAAGGCCACACGTCAACATATGTGCGAGATTTCTGTACAAACCAAGAACATTCAGTGCTTTAGTGTACCAAATAAAATAACACGTCatccttttttggggggggaggggggggcacatttaaataaaaacaacatgtacacggtgcattaaaacatcttaaGTCACACAGTCTCGGGTGATTGACACATGAGCCACCCCCATAGAGTTTTACATTCCAGTTGTGCATAATCTTGTGTGTCCAAACCACAACTGACCGAAGAGTGTAAAAAGTGTCGTAAGATTGGAATATGTACAAGCAAGTGCATTGAGATTGTGTACGTCCGCCGTCGAGAAACACTAGGACTTCACGGCCGCTACTTTCTTCGGCGTCCCAGGTTTTTTGGTCTGCCACAGGTGGCCGTGGATCGTGATGGCGTCGACGCTTGCCGACATGGTCTTGGCTGGAATTAGGCTGAACTGCTTCCTGTCTGAGTTGTACTTGTAGAGGCCGTCGATCATCTTGCGCGAGATGGTTTTAGGACCGATGCCGGCCAGTTTGGTGATCTCCGCGGTGTCAGGGCAGTAGGTGTAGAGCGAGCGGAACTGGCAGCCCGAATCCCGGAACAGGATCAGGAAGTTGTTGGCCCCCGATTTCTCCATTTCCTTGAGGAAACAAATGAATATGatggataaaatgtataatataaatgtaacttatattaacttaataaattaatttaataaaaataaaaaaaactcttgaacatgacatgtttttaataaaaacatttaattaaatgcacatatttaatgtattttttaaattcatttaatttaattgttaaataaaatatcatatgttcattgcatttaataactacattactaaataataatagtagtagtaaaaaGTGCTAAATGAACATGCTTACTTCCAAAATCTTGTTTTTCTGTCCTTCATTGACTTTGCCAGCCAAACAGCAATGCGCCAAagcattctgaattatatgctTGTTTGACTTTGCACTTGGCTCCTTATATAATTTGGGACCTGCAGCAAAGAAATAGAGGTGGTATTATGTAATTTCATATCACAGTATAAAAGTTATAAGCCCCTTCGGAGTCTGCTGTTCAACCTCCGGTCCTTTAGAGGGAGCTGTCACCTGAAGTTCTGAGCAAGTTTTAAAAATGGGCACGGACATTTGTAAATTGTATGGGTCTTGCTTCCGgtcgttttgctgcttgatattgcaaattgatgtgtcttaccatattatttaatatattactgGACTGGAGGTGGAGCAGCGGCTCATAAATATTGTGAAACCTTTGAGTATTTTAACCTGTGTATTCGGTGTTGGATGTCAGTGAGGATGTGGTCGAACCGTTCTCCCAGTCTTTCTCTCCGTTACGGCTGCTGGAGCGAGTGGGTGACAGGCAACCATCTGCTGAGTCAGGCCTACTGGGATGACATGAAGAACTGAGTCCTGCAATCCAGCAGATTCTGATACATCTACTAACAACAACTGCCCTCATGCAAAATTGAGTAGTGACTGAATTAATGCTCTTAATCACAACtagtgtttttttaatgcatgtaattTCCCTGGTATCAGcatcaaatgaaacaaaaataaaatacttttaatgtgAGGTATAGGAGAAAGCAACAGAATAGTACATGCATGTTAAGACCAGCAACATGTAttaagaagtttaataaaaaaagtagttAATGACATTATAGCTTCTAAATAAGCCTCTAGCAAAAGTGTGAAATGCAGATCTTTATTCTTGTGTTTTTGAAGTTTCGGTGCCATTCAGTGCCAGTGTAAAGGGTAAGTGACCTTAAATCTTTGCttgttaaaaatgacaaaatgaaacataaaaagcTGTGATGGGTGAGTTATAGTAGCCATCTTTATTGTTCAAAGATGGGGGATCGTTCCTCGTGTTGCTGCCGAACTCAAAGCAAAACAGGATGTTCTTCTTGAACAGAAGATGGAAGCACAAAGAGTCTTATCCAGCTACGACTGACCTTCTATTTCTCACACGAGGAGAGttcaaaaagaagaaaagacTGCCAGATGCTAAGCTTTTGCTTCTAAGAAGCAAGAACATTCAAGAACAAGAAGGAAAGAATACAGAGAATTCAAAGGACACTGGGTTAGTATTGTTCAGTAAAGCTAGAGAGAAACATAAAATCGCAGGGAAACAAGGAAGTAAACATATTATCATTCTGCTGACTGCTTGAAGTGCTTCTTACCTTTGTGTTTTCTTATCCGAGCTGACGCTGTCATTATCGCCAAGAGATGCCAGAGACAGGCTGGACACTGAAAAAACACGAGGTCGTGAGCCTGGATGCCAAACATAACGGGACAGGACCCACAGTTACACAAGATAACAGCAAGCCCGCCAAACTTTGTGGTACCCTCACAACAATACAGCTCTCTGCAATTAAGCTATTATCTTACCTTCTTCAAACTGTCTAAACACACTCAAAAGAGTGTAATTTGCAAGATTCCTAAAATAATTCAGTCAGATTGGTTACATTAATTCAAATAGAAACAAGTTTGAAATTACTCAGAAAGTTAATAAACTGGTTAGAATAGATATTTAGAGCAAGTAAAGATCTCGAGTACTTGTTAGATGGAAATACAGAGGGATGCAGTGAGCTGGACAGGAAACGGCTGAGAGTAGCACAAAGCATGCAGTGTCGGGCTTTGCCAATAGGGGACGCCCTTTACCTGCCGTGGCCCTGACAGGAGTCCTGGGGGACTCCATCACATCTCTGTGGATGGACTTGGGCCGTGGTTTCCTCTGTTTGGCCCCCGCAGGACGCGGTTTGACAAGCGTGTCCATGTCCTCCATAAGCTTCAGCTGTTTTCTCCTCAGGTACTCCTGTTTGATAAATTCCCGTCGGGCTTTGTCTTCCTCCTTCTTCATGCGGTCTTCCTCTGCTTTCAGTCTGTGGAAAAGGACAGATATTGAAATTAAAGATGAGTGGGAGGAGTTTAGATTTAGTGACTGACAGCTGGGCTGGGCGTTACCTGGCCTCTTCTTTCTTTTGCTCAAGCTCCGCCTCCAGCTGTTGTTTCTTCTGCTGGCTCTCCCGTTCTCTTCTCAGCCTTTTCTCCAGAAGTGCTGCTCGCTTTATGGCCATGCTGTCCTCTTCCTTCATATCATCCTTACAACACGAACACATTATCAGAATGGACATTAAGAATCTCTGTTAATGTCTTATGTGCAGGTCTATCAAGTATCTGAATGAGGAAACTGAAGGCAATATACTGATGTCGATGTGACCAGTCTGGATGATCCAGATACGCTACACTGCTCAGACTTCCTGCAGAACACTAACaccataaaataaatgatttatttgactTAGTTTTCTGACCTAGATCAAACAGCTGCATTTTCCAGGGCTCTGTCCCTAGCTAGCCTCGTTGTGcgactaaaaataatttaatatgttaTAGTCACACAGCATTTTCCAGAGCTAAAGCTATGATAATACGCCAGTTTGGGTTATAACTATGGCCTTTAACAGATAAAACATAtagattaaaaaacatttttttataaaatgtagcaGACACATGCCTCCACACTGCTTATGTTCTCCTGCGTAGCTGCTAGGGCATTGTTAGCTGtctgagaaaacaaaaataacaactttattattGGCGTGTGCTCACGAGAACTGTGATATATGCGGtataaattgttgaataaagtagttaTTTGTTTTCACAGAAGGTTTTTTTGtggcaaaagaaggttcttcagattatacaAAGTTAACAAAGAGatagttctttaaagaacctttgactgaatgtttttttttttaaattggttctttgtggaaccgaaaatggttctgtgaagaacttttaacttttaagcacctttatttttaagagtgtatgccTTTCAAACTTTCAGCCTGTTATTTATACAAAGCAAATTATGCAATtgcaaaacaatcaggaaaaaaagcattacattaaAACTTTTAAGTTAAAACATGTAAATACACAGGCCTAGTCGCCAGTGGCGTCCTCAGCAAAAACCTTACtcgcaatttattatttttggtgGCAACCGTTTTAGTCACAGTTTGGAGCCCTGTTGGTTGATGTTTGTAAATCCCACGAATAAAGATATCACCTGGGCCACATCAGAGTTCCTGCTACCAGAGCATATGAAACCAGGAAAACAGCCAGGGGGAAAAATTGGTTCTCCGGGAACCACCATGCTGGCTAGTTCCTAGAACTATGTTGTGTGAAAGCAtcttattttaacaatgtccttactacctttctgggccttcaaCATGGTAGTTATGTTGCTGGGGGTCAGAGTGCTCTCGGATCACATAAGaaatatcataatttttgttCTGAATTTTTGAGTGAACCTTTCCTTTAAGTTCAAATTGCTAACAATAAGCCTACAGCAATAGTGACACTTGCCTTAGCATTCTTGTTGTAGATTTTATTTACAAAGAGCTTTCTTAATCTACAGATTAAGACAAGGATCCTCTGAAATTCATATCTACCTTGAAAAAGAATCCACAGCACATTTTCTGCTCATCATCTAGATTTTCCCCTGAAGTCTCCTTCTCGCCTTCCTCTTCCAACGCCCGTCCATCCAGGGGCTTGAGAACAGACAGTGGAACCTCAATCAAATTTTTGTTGGTCTGATGGGTGATGTCAACTGGCTCAGTGGGAGTGACAATGACGGTCTCCATTACAATCTGCGACAAAACCTCTGCCACACTAGATTCCAGAGCTGGCTTGATCTCATTTGTTGGCTTCTTCAGCTGTTCCCTTTCCTCATTTGGTTCGTTCTCCATCTTGCTCTCCTGTCCCCTATCTACTGGCTCCTTGGCTGACAAGTAAGCGTCTTCGGTTACATCCTGTTGGGTTTCTTTGGTTGGGGATTTGATGGAACCAGCAGAACATTCAATCGACAACAACTCAAGGCCTTGCTCTATGTCCTTGTCTGTGGCCTCAGCTCCTGGTGGTGGTTTCTTCTCTTTCCCCAAATAAGAAAATGAGCAGGACACAGACTGAGATGGGGAGAACCTTCTCAATCGTGGTATGCTGTCCACCGACTGTGGAGCGGTCAGGACTCGGTTAAAGGGAGCGATCTTTAGCTCACTGGGTCTGGGTGTCCTTGGTGTCTTGGAATGGAAAGAAGCAGACTTCCTCTTAAGGTTTGTAGGGGAACGGTGCGTAGCTCTAGGAGAATCCGCAGGTGAGGGAGAACCTGAGGATCGTGCCCCACTCCCTCTGAGCTCTCGCACTTGTTTCTGTGGTGAAGGTTGAGGTGGCGACACAACCCAAGCCTGTTGCTCCCGCATCTGCATGATGACCTCCTGCTGCTGGGCCAGCCGCTGCATCTCACTCTGCAAGAAGCTCAGGGAAGCATTGAGCTTCTCAATGGACCGTGTGTATTCCATCAGGTCCGCCTCGGATGTACCGTCCTCACCCGCAGACTTCACCGGAGACTTGACGGGCTGAGTTGTCTCCGCTGGCGTCTTGCTTTCCTCTGAGCTGGGAGTGTCCTCTTGAGAAGGTGAGGTGCCCTCTACTCCTTTCCTCTTAACAACTGTGAGAAAAGCACTGCGTCCCATCTTCTGACGGTGCCGGGTGAAAGCCGCCTCTACTTTCTTCTTCTGAGCCTCAATGGCACGACGCTTCTCTTCAAGTCTCATGCGCAGCTGCACCATTTCCGCAGCCATGGCCTGGGCTGGATCCTTGGATGGCTGATGTACAGGGCTGATCTCAGGTGAAGGAGCCCAGGAAACAGAGTGAGGAATGCCGAGATCTGAACTGTCTGGTGTTGTACTTTGGGATGCAGCACCTTTGGCCTCCATGTTTGGATTCAGTTTACGGAATTTCTGCTCAGCAAAGCTGGTCATCTTAATCCCAGGTGTAAAAGCAGGGGTACTTCCGGCAGGGGATTTGCTGCTTAAGCTACTGGGACATGGACTTGTAGAGCCCTGGCTATGGCAAGCTCTTGCCTCAAAGTCTTGATCCGTATCAAGCTCCATACTGACAGTACAGTCCCTAAGAGATGAGTCCTCATCTAGGGTCTCTTGGATGTCCTCCGTCCGCACATGTATGCCGGTGTCTACTTCAGTGGTGGATGTGCTAGCAACCCCTGTGGACATTTCTGAAACTGAGTCTAGCTCGCCATCCTTTGCTTCAGGGTTCAATTCAGTTTTATTCTGAAGATGAAGAAAGAAGCCCTCACTGGGTGCATGGGACCTGGGGCTTTGAGATTTCTTCTCTGTGTTGTGGATGATCTCAAGAGCCTCTTCGATGCTAGGTGGCCCTGAGCCATTTAGACGGCCATTATGATTTCCTGACAGGCTATCAGGACAGCCTTCCTCCTCGATGCCCATGTTCTTTCCATTGACAGGCTGAAAGGACAGGTTTCTCTTGATGCCCCTGGTGCCGAGGGGCATCTTGAAACCAAAACCTTCAGTGCTAACAGACCGA is from Carassius gibelio isolate Cgi1373 ecotype wild population from Czech Republic chromosome B22, carGib1.2-hapl.c, whole genome shotgun sequence and encodes:
- the LOC127988202 gene encoding calmodulin-regulated spectrin-associated protein 2-like isoform X4; the encoded protein is MMGDLSDPRHPKNTCIVPAIKSFEHYDFNRAKIRASLTWLVAKAFGTDSVPEDLSEPFYKDQYEQEHLKPPVVGLLMSAELYCRAGSLILKSDAVKPLLGHDAVIQALAQKGLYVTDQERLVTERDLQKKPIQMSAHLAMIDTLMMAYTVETVSVEKVMACMQQYSTDYPDGDVPYDTEDAVTSWMNKVNEYLKEIIMQEQRRMEAQNAEPVENPKSPTKWYMKLVPVRYYRKEQVLPKMVPWIPPVDNLLKDSTDGCALAALLHFYCPAIVHLGDICLKETMSLADRLYNLQLIQDFCKQHLNHCCHFSLEDMLYAHSSIKNNYLVFMAELFWWFEVVKPSFVQPQVLETEAPAPSLKNLPSVPISKVTKRSFMERPPSPDRPSLPLRPQPQTSGSGEIKRSTSMSFVESFMGTWPKEKKSAVQGVSFEIPFDKESTNQTPTGRGMTRSVSTEGFGFKMPLGTRGIKRNLSFQPVNGKNMGIEEEGCPDSLSGNHNGRLNGSGPPSIEEALEIIHNTEKKSQSPRSHAPSEGFFLHLQNKTELNPEAKDGELDSVSEMSTGVASTSTTEVDTGIHVRTEDIQETLDEDSSLRDCTVSMELDTDQDFEARACHSQGSTSPCPSSLSSKSPAGSTPAFTPGIKMTSFAEQKFRKLNPNMEAKGAASQSTTPDSSDLGIPHSVSWAPSPEISPVHQPSKDPAQAMAAEMVQLRMRLEEKRRAIEAQKKKVEAAFTRHRQKMGRSAFLTVVKRKGVEGTSPSQEDTPSSEESKTPAETTQPVKSPVKSAGEDGTSEADLMEYTRSIEKLNASLSFLQSEMQRLAQQQEVIMQMREQQAWVVSPPQPSPQKQVRELRGSGARSSGSPSPADSPRATHRSPTNLKRKSASFHSKTPRTPRPSELKIAPFNRVLTAPQSVDSIPRLRRFSPSQSVSCSFSYLGKEKKPPPGAEATDKDIEQGLELLSIECSAGSIKSPTKETQQDVTEDAYLSAKEPVDRGQESKMENEPNEEREQLKKPTNEIKPALESSVAEVLSQIVMETVIVTPTEPVDITHQTNKNLIEVPLSVLKPLDGRALEEEGEKETSGENLDDEQKMCCGFFFKDDMKEEDSMAIKRAALLEKRLRRERESQQKKQQLEAELEQKKEEARLKAEEDRMKKEEDKARREFIKQEYLRRKQLKLMEDMDTLVKPRPAGAKQRKPRPKSIHRDVMESPRTPVRATAGSRPRVFSVSSLSLASLGDNDSVSSDKKTQRPDSADGCLSPTRSSSRNGEKDWENGSTTSSLTSNTEYTGPKLYKEPSAKSNKHIIQNALAHCCLAGKVNEGQKNKILEEMEKSGANNFLILFRDSGCQFRSLYTYCPDTAEITKLAGIGPKTISRKMIDGLYKYNSDRKQFSLIPAKTMSASVDAITIHGHLWQTKKPGTPKKVAAVKS
- the LOC127988202 gene encoding calmodulin-regulated spectrin-associated protein 2-like isoform X3, whose amino-acid sequence is MMGDLSDPRHPKNTCIVPAIKSFEHYDFNRAKIRASLTWLVAKAFGTDSVPEDLSEPFYKDQYEQEHLKPPVVGLLMSAELYCRAGSLILKSDAVKPLLGHDAVIQALAQKGLYVTDQERLVTERDLQKKPIQMSAHLAMIDTLMMAYTVETVSVEKVMACMQQYSTDYPDGDVPYDTEDAVTSWMNKVNEYLKEIIMQEQRRMEAQNAEPVENPKSPTKWYMKLVPVRYYRKEQVLPKMVPWIPPVDNLLKDSTDGCALAALLHFYCPAIVHLGDICLKETMSLADRLYNLQLIQDFCKQHLNHCCHFSLEDMLYAHSSIKNNYLVFMAELFWWFEVVKPSFVQPQVLETEAPAPSLKNLPSVPISKVTKRSFMERPPSPDRPSLPLRPQPQTSGSGEIKRSTSMSFVESFMGTWPKEKKSAVQGVSFEIPFDKESTNQTPTGRGMTRSVSTEGFGFKMPLGTRGIKRNLSFQPVNGKNMGIEEEGCPDSLSGNHNGRLNGSGPPSIEEALEIIHNTEKKSQSPRSHAPSEGFFLHLQNKTELNPEAKDGELDSVSEMSTGVASTSTTEVDTGIHVRTEDIQETLDEDSSLRDCTVSMELDTDQDFEARACHSQGSTSPCPSSLSSKSPAGSTPAFTPGIKMTSFAEQKFRKLNPNMEAKGAASQSTTPDSSDLGIPHSVSWAPSPEISPVHQPSKDPAQAMAAEMVQLRMRLEEKRRAIEAQKKKVEAAFTRHRQKMGRSAFLTVVKRKGVEGTSPSQEDTPSSEESKTPAETTQPVKSPVKSAGEDGTSEADLMEYTRSIEKLNASLSFLQSEMQRLAQQQEVIMQMREQQAWVVSPPQPSPQKQVRELRGSGARSSGSPSPADSPRATHRSPTNLKRKSASFHSKTPRTPRPSELKIAPFNRVLTAPQSVDSIPRLRRFSPSQSVSCSFSYLGKEKKPPPGAEATDKDIEQGLELLSIECSAGSIKSPTKETQQDVTEDAYLSAKEPVDRGQESKMENEPNEEREQLKKPTNEIKPALESSVAEVLSQIVMETVIVTPTEPVDITHQTNKNLIEVPLSVLKPLDGRALEEEGEKETSGENLDDEQKMCCGFFFKDDMKEEDSMAIKRAALLEKRLRRERESQQKKQQLEAELEQKKEEARLKAEEDRMKKEEDKARREFIKQEYLRRKQLKLMEDMDTLVKPRPAGAKQRKPRPKSIHRDVMESPRTPVRATAGSRPRVFSVSSLSLASLGDNDSVSSDKKTQSRPDSADGCLSPTRSSSRNGEKDWENGSTTSSLTSNTEYTGPKLYKEPSAKSNKHIIQNALAHCCLAGKVNEGQKNKILEEMEKSGANNFLILFRDSGCQFRSLYTYCPDTAEITKLAGIGPKTISRKMIDGLYKYNSDRKQFSLIPAKTMSASVDAITIHGHLWQTKKPGTPKKVAAVKS
- the LOC127988202 gene encoding calmodulin-regulated spectrin-associated protein 2-like isoform X1: MMGDLSDPRHPKNTCIVPAIKSFEHYDFNRAKIRASLTWLVAKAFGTDSVPEDLSEPFYKDQYEQEHLKPPVVGLLMSAELYCRAGSLILKSDAVKPLLGHDAVIQALAQKGLYVTDQERLVTERDLQKKPIQMSAHLAMIDTLMMAYTVETVSVEKVMACMQQYSTDYPDGDVPYDTEDAVTSWMNKVNEYLKEIIMQEQRRMEAQNAEPVENPKSPTKWYMKLVPVRYYRKEQVLPKMVPWIPPVDNLLKDSTDGCALAALLHFYCPAIVHLGDICLKETMSLADRLYNLQLIQDFCKQHLNHCCHFSLEDMLYAHSSIKNNYLVFMAELFWWFEVVKPSFVQPQVLETEAPAPSLKNLPSVPISKVTKRSFMERPPSPDRPSLPLRPQPQTSGSGEIKRSTSMSFVESFMGTWPKEKKSAVQGVSFEIPFDKESTNQTPTGRGMTRSVSTEGFGFKMPLGTRGIKRNLSFQPVNGKNMGIEEEGCPDSLSGNHNGRLNGSGPPSIEEALEIIHNTEKKSQSPRSHAPSEGFFLHLQNKTELNPEAKDGELDSVSEMSTGVASTSTTEVDTGIHVRTEDIQETLDEDSSLRDCTVSMELDTDQDFEARACHSQGSTSPCPSSLSSKSPAGSTPAFTPGIKMTSFAEQKFRKLNPNMEAKGAASQSTTPDSSDLGIPHSVSWAPSPEISPVHQPSKDPAQAMAAEMVQLRMRLEEKRRAIEAQKKKVEAAFTRHRQKMGRSAFLTVVKRKGVEGTSPSQEDTPSSEESKTPAETTQPVKSPVKSAGEDGTSEADLMEYTRSIEKLNASLSFLQSEMQRLAQQQEVIMQMREQQAWVVSPPQPSPQKQVRELRGSGARSSGSPSPADSPRATHRSPTNLKRKSASFHSKTPRTPRPSELKIAPFNRVLTAPQSVDSIPRLRRFSPSQSVSCSFSYLGKEKKPPPGAEATDKDIEQGLELLSIECSAGSIKSPTKETQQDVTEDAYLSAKEPVDRGQESKMENEPNEEREQLKKPTNEIKPALESSVAEVLSQIVMETVIVTPTEPVDITHQTNKNLIEVPLSVLKPLDGRALEEEGEKETSGENLDDEQKMCCGFFFKDDMKEEDSMAIKRAALLEKRLRRERESQQKKQQLEAELEQKKEEARLKAEEDRMKKEEDKARREFIKQEYLRRKQLKLMEDMDTLVKPRPAGAKQRKPRPKSIHRDVMESPRTPVRATAGSRPRVFSVSSLSLASLGDNDSVSSDKKTQRSKSLASGSLFFFLNSPRVRNRSRPDSADGCLSPTRSSSRNGEKDWENGSTTSSLTSNTEYTGPKLYKEPSAKSNKHIIQNALAHCCLAGKVNEGQKNKILEEMEKSGANNFLILFRDSGCQFRSLYTYCPDTAEITKLAGIGPKTISRKMIDGLYKYNSDRKQFSLIPAKTMSASVDAITIHGHLWQTKKPGTPKKVAAVKS
- the LOC127988202 gene encoding calmodulin-regulated spectrin-associated protein 2-like isoform X2, which gives rise to MMGDLSDPRHPKNTCIVPAIKSFEHYDFNRAKIRASLTWLVAKAFGTDSVPEDLSEPFYKDQYEQEHLKPPVVGLLMSAELYCRAGSLILKSDAVKPLLGHDAVIQALAQKGLYVTDQERLVTERDLQKKPIQMSAHLAMIDTLMMAYTVETVSVEKVMACMQQYSTDYPDGDVPYDTEDAVTSWMNKVNEYLKEIIMQEQRRMEAQNAEPVENPKSPTKWYMKLVPVRYYRKEQVLPKMVPWIPPVDNLLKDSTDGCALAALLHFYCPAIVHLGDICLKETMSLADRLYNLQLIQDFCKQHLNHCCHFSLEDMLYAHSSIKNNYLVFMAELFWWFEVVKPSFVQPQVLETEAPAPSLKNLPSVPISKVTKRSFMERPPSPDRPSLPLRPQPQTSGSGEIKRSTSMSFVESFMGTWPKEKKSAVQGVSFEIPFDKESTNQTPTGRGMTRSVSTEGFGFKMPLGTRGIKRNLSFQPVNGKNMGIEEEGCPDSLSGNHNGRLNGSGPPSIEEALEIIHNTEKKSQSPRSHAPSEGFFLHLQNKTELNPEAKDGELDSVSEMSTGVASTSTTEVDTGIHVRTEDIQETLDEDSSLRDCTVSMELDTDQDFEARACHSQGSTSPCPSSLSSKSPAGSTPAFTPGIKMTSFAEQKFRKLNPNMEAKGAASQSTTPDSSDLGIPHSVSWAPSPEISPVHQPSKDPAQAMAAEMVQLRMRLEEKRRAIEAQKKKVEAAFTRHRQKMGRSAFLTVVKRKGVEGTSPSQEDTPSSEESKTPAETTQPVKSPVKSAGEDGTSEADLMEYTRSIEKLNASLSFLQSEMQRLAQQQEVIMQMREQQAWVVSPPQPSPQKQVRELRGSGARSSGSPSPADSPRATHRSPTNLKRKSASFHSKTPRTPRPSELKIAPFNRVLTAPQSVDSIPRLRRFSPSQSVSCSFSYLGKEKKPPPGAEATDKDIEQGLELLSIECSAGSIKSPTKETQQDVTEDAYLSAKEPVDRGQESKMENEPNEEREQLKKPTNEIKPALESSVAEVLSQIVMETVIVTPTEPVDITHQTNKNLIEVPLSVLKPLDGRALEEEGEKETSGENLDDEQKMCCGFFFKDDMKEEDSMAIKRAALLEKRLRRERESQQKKQQLEAELEQKKEEARLKAEEDRMKKEEDKARREFIKQEYLRRKQLKLMEDMDTLVKPRPAGAKQRKPRPKSIHRDVMESPRTPVRATAVSSLSLASLGDNDSVSSDKKTQRSKSLASGSLFFFLNSPRVRNRSRPDSADGCLSPTRSSSRNGEKDWENGSTTSSLTSNTEYTGPKLYKEPSAKSNKHIIQNALAHCCLAGKVNEGQKNKILEEMEKSGANNFLILFRDSGCQFRSLYTYCPDTAEITKLAGIGPKTISRKMIDGLYKYNSDRKQFSLIPAKTMSASVDAITIHGHLWQTKKPGTPKKVAAVKS